A single region of the Pseudomonas sp. GGS8 genome encodes:
- a CDS encoding ankyrin repeat domain-containing protein yields MRLYLSVFLACWSLSVFAGAEPPLSKDPEALKAQLQDYYFDAARRGDVPMLETFIEAGYSLDTRDSKGYTALILAAYHGQNAAVERLLAAGADACAQDQRGNTALMGAIFKGEVQIARTLLAANCSPDQRNGAGQTAAMYAGLFKRVELLDALKAKGADMNAEDPLGNSAARLASGEIRTAAPR; encoded by the coding sequence ATGCGTCTTTATTTGTCTGTGTTTCTGGCGTGCTGGTCGCTCAGTGTGTTCGCCGGTGCTGAGCCGCCACTCTCGAAGGACCCCGAGGCGCTGAAAGCGCAATTACAGGATTACTATTTCGATGCCGCCCGACGGGGGGATGTGCCGATGCTCGAGACCTTCATCGAAGCTGGCTATTCCCTCGACACCCGTGACAGCAAGGGTTACACCGCGCTGATTCTGGCCGCCTATCACGGCCAGAATGCCGCCGTGGAGCGTTTGCTCGCGGCCGGTGCGGATGCCTGCGCCCAGGATCAACGCGGCAATACCGCGCTGATGGGTGCGATTTTCAAAGGCGAAGTGCAGATCGCTCGAACCCTGCTGGCCGCCAATTGCAGCCCCGACCAACGCAACGGCGCCGGGCAGACTGCCGCGATGTATGCCGGGTTGTTCAAGCGCGTCGAGTTGCTGGATGCACTCAAGGCCAAAGGGGCGGACATGAACGCCGAAGATCCGTTGGGCAACAGTGCCGCGCGTCTGGCCAGCGGTGAAATCCGCACGGCGGCGCCGCGCTGA
- a CDS encoding PilZ domain-containing protein has translation MSEQHSDRRRFKRIAFSAQTELSQDGQRWPVQLLDLSLKGMLIQRPEPWQGDPSKPFAADIHLNPETEIRMDVRLAHNDYDQLGFVCLHIGLDSIEHLRRLIELNLGDPDELDRELGALIEI, from the coding sequence ATGAGCGAACAGCATTCCGATCGCCGCCGTTTCAAGCGCATCGCCTTCAGCGCACAGACCGAACTGAGCCAGGACGGGCAGCGTTGGCCGGTGCAATTACTCGACTTGTCGCTCAAGGGCATGCTGATCCAGCGTCCCGAGCCTTGGCAGGGCGATCCCAGCAAACCCTTCGCAGCCGATATTCATTTGAACCCCGAGACCGAGATCAGAATGGATGTGCGGTTGGCCCACAATGATTATGACCAGCTGGGTTTTGTCTGCCTGCATATCGGGCTGGACTCGATCGAACATCTGAGACGGCTGATCGAACTGAATCTCGGTGATCCTGACGAGCTGGATCGGGAGTTGGGGGCACTCATCGAAATCTGA
- the radA gene encoding DNA repair protein RadA has product MAKAKRMYGCTECGSTFPKWAGQCGECGAWNTLTETMVESGGAAAPSGRTGWTGQQAQIKTLAEVSVEEIPRFSTASSELDRVLGGGLVDGSVVLIGGDPGIGKSTILLQTLCNLAKSMPALYVTGEESQQQVAMRARRLGLPQDQLRVMTETCIETIIATARQEKPKVMVIDSIQTIFTEQLQSAPGGVSQVRESAALLVRYAKQSGTAIFLVGHVTKEGALAGPRVLEHMVDTVLYFEGESDGRLRLLRAVKNRFGAVNELGVFGMTDKGLKEVSNPSAIFLTRAQEEVPGSVVMATWEGTRPMLVEVQALVDDSHLANPRRVTLGLDQNRLAMLLAVLHRHGGIPTHDQDVFLNVVGGVKVLETASDLALMAAVMSSLRNRPLPHDLLVFGEVGLSGEVRPVPSGQERLKEAAKHGFKRAIVPKGNAPKEAPPGLQIIAVTRLEQALDALFE; this is encoded by the coding sequence ATGGCCAAGGCCAAGCGCATGTACGGCTGCACCGAGTGTGGCTCAACCTTCCCCAAGTGGGCCGGCCAGTGCGGCGAATGCGGGGCCTGGAACACCCTGACCGAAACCATGGTGGAGAGTGGCGGCGCCGCAGCCCCCAGCGGTCGTACCGGTTGGACTGGCCAGCAGGCGCAGATCAAAACCCTGGCCGAAGTCAGTGTCGAAGAGATTCCGCGTTTCTCCACGGCGTCCAGCGAGCTGGATCGTGTTCTGGGCGGCGGCCTGGTGGATGGCTCGGTGGTGTTGATCGGTGGTGATCCCGGCATCGGTAAGTCGACCATTCTGTTGCAAACCTTGTGCAACCTCGCCAAGAGCATGCCGGCGCTGTATGTCACCGGCGAAGAGTCCCAGCAACAAGTGGCCATGCGTGCCCGACGGCTAGGCTTGCCTCAGGATCAGCTGCGGGTGATGACCGAAACCTGCATCGAAACCATCATCGCCACCGCCCGGCAGGAAAAGCCCAAGGTAATGGTGATCGACTCGATTCAGACGATCTTCACCGAGCAACTGCAATCGGCGCCGGGCGGTGTCTCCCAGGTGCGCGAAAGTGCGGCATTGCTGGTGCGTTACGCCAAGCAAAGCGGCACCGCGATTTTCCTTGTGGGCCATGTCACCAAGGAGGGCGCGCTGGCCGGCCCCCGAGTGCTGGAACACATGGTCGACACCGTTCTGTATTTCGAAGGCGAATCCGATGGGCGCCTGCGTTTGCTACGGGCGGTGAAAAACCGCTTTGGCGCGGTGAATGAATTGGGCGTGTTCGGTATGACCGACAAAGGCCTGAAGGAAGTCTCCAACCCTTCGGCGATTTTCCTCACACGCGCCCAGGAAGAAGTCCCGGGCAGTGTGGTCATGGCCACGTGGGAAGGCACCCGGCCGATGCTGGTGGAAGTCCAGGCGCTGGTGGACGACAGTCATCTGGCCAACCCGCGCCGGGTGACGCTCGGTCTGGATCAGAATCGCCTGGCCATGTTGTTGGCGGTTTTGCACCGCCACGGCGGCATCCCGACCCACGATCAGGATGTGTTCCTCAACGTGGTCGGCGGCGTGAAGGTCCTGGAAACCGCTTCCGACCTGGCCTTGATGGCGGCGGTCATGTCCAGTTTGCGCAACCGGCCGCTGCCGCACGATCTGCTGGTGTTTGGCGAAGTCGGGTTGTCGGGTGAAGTGCGCCCGGTACCGAGTGGCCAGGAACGCTTGAAAGAGGCGGCCAAGCACGGCTTCAAGCGCGCCATCGTGCCCAAGGGCAATGCGCCGAAAGAAGCACCGCCGGGGTTGCAGATTATCGCTGTGACGCGCCTGGAACAGGCCCTCGACGCACTGTTCGAATAG